A part of Bombus huntii isolate Logan2020A chromosome 16, iyBomHunt1.1, whole genome shotgun sequence genomic DNA contains:
- the LOC126874235 gene encoding protein Gawky isoform X2, with product MFPHNSSSHEISTETNAFVQNSMGDVVVLGKSSPIRVGEGRESENDRYCDIEFINNMMAKPNSHRENTAANDFLTVLSNQTGKFILTSRSSTCQSVASSTTKHPTKNHLLTSFSVLNIRVLSISVNLRLTGDKCAIDEGVPSLVRIPKSDRPSSGHFSLDSLDNYSLLGSCLHPGKYNNIKSNSSLLSNNNDNYKSVILLSSTSNHYFLRVEMDGGAIAMRLRTSKILILNLKEKTVEMLSWVINGISDVATITVGALSFQDNVKSNEPSGTYFASYRYSGSYTRLGPEFVKSLSKSTIGDRFRVKGENQDEFALYIPTMTTCKPTMTLTRQSASRIIGVPGSRPNYFEILWPDQMHTPHKFYGSLSNCLTEYHNDSLPEGEVKENNSSKCFGNFNEQIQCRNIGENTINDNELKRIRSQTAVYFNDEHYTQTGVFCFCGFERNYDCQNSHELIERDVSISLSCSSLLKRTKLKYQAFTGVIDGKFSSKNLCDLYQSKETLFKVLQAIGFNVENIFTESLVNSKQFSLTSSTYQTAQFIDSENSNEAMKIDAIAVNLHNCNQFKKYKDAAPGSKDKRTTNGNLTVSTAVEEISSRNYPISSFSKRKEVDNANGVSRTYLIHCARNLIAASVGVSKDILQAHRTDLKHVLTLLFGQICDLDEFNLGYKKRWGIPGILRLAGGGENSLNSSGTTNWGSTQTSTTNNNNNNQSGWGGNSGNPSGSSGAPGNWTGNSVNRSVAGNPNSNQNQGPPGGQNVPGNVNKVSNPNQQSNQQSGPPTSQSSGTSQGSQNSNQWSQGKSNNPGGSSQNSSVQNNNTSAQQQQQQQQQSNSSNNNNQSNNQTQGSVNSSNTPANNNPSTKQQLEQLNTVREALFSQDGWGCNVNQDTNWDVPTSPEPSMSKDGVPIWKTPVNNGTDLWEANLRNGGQPPPQQQAKTPWGHTPATNIGGTWGEDDEAADTSNMWTGAPTSSQPNSAAGQWTTGTSNQTGMWGGSNWGDPRIDHRDPRDLRSVDPREMRDPRDHRMSLDPREHIRVMDPMARDPRMADMRGDPRGISGRLNGANADAMWGQPPGPPHHQMGHQHPSGPPTKMLNPSNINQWAAPPPKDIMPGKPSGWEEPSPPTQRRNVPNYDDGTSLWGNPAVNQRTIPGSKVSHWKDLPTPNIGRGGMQCPPGMPQNRMPAQPGMKPDVSGPMWGHPGAAGGRNGSWAEGPHDTGSWDDPKTPSTWNEAQLNPGTWGGPSAHKPKPMGPTGSWADTDMDPTPSWGHPTKPTLTKEVIWNSREFRYLCDMGYKKEDVELALRTREMNREEALELLSQVRPLDQWRRHDAHSTYDPTNQATTAPAYPRFNHVAQQMSFPPGAGVPSGNATGSVGGSVASASLLKLQQQQQQTAVPLQQQQPSSNAPQPPFNQASRAPQNQPSTQQLRMLVQQIQLAVQEGYLNHQILNQPLAPQTLILLNQLLQQIKVLQQLHQQHSVQSTMKGNGQSVLQISVQITKTKQQIANLQNQIAVQQATYMKQQQQQQQQQQQQQHPVPPSQSSEYYKSSVHDPMSALQNSFTDLTMNKEPPVSQQQSRLNQWKLPSLDKDGELVSNEFSRAPGTTSKPAATPAGLTRSHSSPNMNPLLGQGDGTWSTRLGESGWPDPGNSDSTDGKDWQPTGAAAGAAAFTDLVPEFEPGKPWKGTQMKSIEDDPSITPGSIVRSPLSLATIKDPDAIFSSSSKTSPPPQQPTNPDTSIPSLSNSTWTFNPPATTPNAFTSSKNTWGESAPPPTAVTSELWGAPMSKVRGPPPGLSSKTTGNTSNGWAGFGTVSRSSSWGFQSSTNAAWVSTWLLLKNLTPQIDGSTLKTLCMQHGPVQDFRLYLNHGIALTKYSSRDEAIKAQGALNNCVLGNTTIFAESPADTEVHSLLQQLSHGGQQQAGATTGAGWGLRPSNKTGPPPDTWGGSSSQLWGAPPSSNSLWSSAGIDSNDQQRATPSSLNSYLPGDLLGGESM from the exons ATGTTTCCACACAATTCTAGTTCACATGAGATTTCTACAGAAACAAATGCCTTCGTACAAAATTCCATG GGGGATGTAGTAGTATTAGGGAAAAGCAGTCCGATAAGGGTTGGGGAGGGAAGAGAATCAGAGAATGATAGGTACTGTGATATCGAGTTCATAAACAACATGATGGCCAAACCTAATAGCCATCGCGAAAATACCGCCGCCAATGACTTTTTAACCGTCCTGTCGAACCAAActg GCAAGTTTATCTTGACCAGTCGAAGCTCGACCTGCCAGTCAGTGGCGTCGTCAACCACAAAACACCCAACAAAAAATCATCTTCTAACTAGCTTTAGCGTACTAAACATTAGGGTACTAAGTATAAGCGTAAATCTAAGATTAACAGGAGATAAGTGCGCAATCGATGAAGGGGTACCTAGCCTAGTTAGGATACCCAAGTCTGATCGCCCCTCGTCAGGCCACTTTTCTCTCGACTCTCTTGACAATTACTCCTTACTAGGATCCTGCCTTCATCCGGgcaaatacaataatattaagTCTAATTCTAGCCTCCTAagtaataataacgataactACAAGTCTGTGATATTGCTCAGCTCAACCAGTAACCATTATTTCCTCCGCGTTGAAATGGACGGTGGTGCGATTGCAATGAGACTAAGAAcctcaaaaatattaattttgaactTAAAAGAAAAGACGGTGGAGATGTTGTCCTGGGTAATTAATGGTATTAGTGACGTGGCAACAATTACTGTTGGTGCTCTTTCATTTCAGGATAATGTTAAGTCTAACGAGCCTTCGGGCACTTATTTCGCGAGCTATAGGTACTCAGGGTCGTATACGCGTCTTGGCCCTGAGTTTGTTAAGTCTCTTTCTAAGTCTACTATAGGGGATAGGTTTAGGGTTAAGGGGGAGAACCAAGACGAGTTCGCTCTCTACATTCCTACTATGACTACCTGCAAGCCTACGATGACGCTTACACGCCAATCTGCATCCCGAATAATCGGTGTACCTGGATCTCGGCCGAACTACTTCGAGATATTATGGCCCGACCAAATGCACACTCCTCACAAATTTTATGGCAGTTTATCAAACTGTTTAACGGAATATCACAATGATTCTCTTCCAGAAGgagaagtaaaagaaaataattcttcGAAATGTTTCGGTAATTTTAACGAACAAATACAATGCCGAAACATTGGCGAAAATACGATTAACGATAACGAACTAAAAAGGATCAGATCTCAAACTGCTGTCTATTTCAATGACGAGCATTATACTCAGACAGGAGTATTTTGTTTTTGCGGTTTTGAGAGAAACTACGATTGCCAAAATTCGCACGAGTTGATAGAAAGAGATGTTTCTATTAGTTTGTCGTGCTCTAGTTTACTTAAACGAACGAAGCTGAAGTACCAAGCTTTCACTGGTGTGATTGATGgaaaattttcttcaaaaaatcTCTGTGATTTGTACCAATCTAAAGAGACGTTATTCAAAGTACTCCAAGCTATCGGATTTAATGTTGAGAACATTTTCACAGAAAGTCTGGTAAATTCTAAGCAATTCAGTCTGACCAGTTCGACGTATCAAACTGCCCAGTTCATTGACAGTGAGAATTCTAATGAAGCAATGAAGATCGATGCCATTGCAGTAAACTTACATAATTGCAAtcagtttaaaaaatataaagatgcTGCTCCTGGTTCAAAGGATAAGCGAACCACAAATGGAAATTTAACTGTTTCTACTGCAGTGGAAGAAATATCCTCAAGAAATTATCCAATTTCTAGTTTCTCGAAGAGAAAGGAAGTCGACAACGCAAATGGCGTGAGTCGAACTTACCTTATTCATTGTGCAAGGAATCTCATAGCAGCGTCCGTTGGAGTTTCCAAAGACATCTTACAAGCTCACAGAACTGATCTTAAGCACGTGTTAACGCTCCTTTTTGGACAGATTTGCGATCTTGATGAATTCAATTTGGGGTATAAGAAAAGGTGGGGAATTCCTGGCATTTTGAGATTGGCTGGCGGGGGTGAAAATTCATTGAATAGCAGTGGAACTACAAATTGGGGCTCTACACAAACTAGTACTAcaaataacaacaacaacaatcaATCGGGTTGGGGAGGAAACTCTGGGAATCCTTCCGGAAGTAGCGGAGCACCTGGTAATTGGACTGGAAACAGTGTAAATAGGTCCGTTGCTGGAAATCCAAATTCAAATCAAAATCAGGGACCTCCAGGTGGACAAAATGTCCCAG GTAACGTGAATAAAGTGAGCAATCCAAATCAACAATCAAATCAACAATCAGGTCCACCCACTTCTCAATCAAGTGGCACAAGTCAGGGTAGTCAAAACAGCAACCAATGGTCACAGGGAAAATCTAATAATCCTGGAGGATCAAGTCAGAACTCTTCtgttcaaaataataatacttcagcccaacaacaacaacaacagcagcaacagTCGAATTCCAGTAACAATAATAATCAGTCAAACAATCAGACTCAGGGATCTGTTAACAGTAGTAATACACCTGCAAACAATAATCCTTCAACAAAGCAACAATTAGAACAGTTAAATACAGTGAGGGAAGCACTTTTTAGTCAAGATGGTTGGGGTTGT AATGTGAATCAGGACACAAACTGGGATGTCCCAACATCTCCAGAACCTAGTATGTCAAAAGATGGAGTTCCAATCTGGAAGACACCGGTAAACAATGGCACAGATTTATGGGAAGCTAATCTCAGAAATGGTGGTCAACCTCCACCTCAGCAGCAAGCTAAAACACCTTGGGGTCATACACCAGCAACAAACATTGGTGGAACTTGGGGTGAAGATGATGAAGCTGCAGATACATCTAATATGTGGACTGGTGCCCCCACATCTTCCCAACCAAATTCTGCAGCTGGCCAATGGACGACTGGTACCAGTAACCAAACTGGTATGTGGGGAG GATCCAACTGGGGTGATCCAAGGATCGATCATCGAGATCCTAGAGATCTCCGTTCTGTTGATCCTAGAGAGATGCGAGATCCCCGTGACCACAGAATGTCTTTGGATCCTCGAGAACACATACGCGTGATGGATCCAATGGCTCGTGATCCTAGGATGGCAGACATGCGTGGGGATCCCCGCGGAATTTCTGGAAGGTTAAACGGTGCCAATGCGGATGCAATGTGGGGTCAACCACCAGGTCCCCCACATCACCAAATGGGACATCAACATCCTTCAGGCCCTCCAACAAAGATGTTAAATCCTTCTAATATAAATCAGTGGGCTGCACCACCACCAAAGGATATTATGCCAGGGAAACCATCAGGTTGGGAAGAACCTTCTCCACCAACACAAAGAAGAAATGTCCCAAACTATGACGATGGCACAAGTTTATGGGGAAATCCTGCAGTTAATCAAAGGACCATACCTGGTAGTAAAGTTTCTCATTGGAAGGATCTTCCAACGCCAAATATAGGGAGAGGAG GAATGCAGTGTCCTCCGGGCATGCCACAGAATAGAATGCCAGCTCAACCTGGAATGAAACCAGATGTTAGTGGACCAATGTGGGGACATCCTGGTGCTGCTGGTGGACGAAATGGTAGTTGGGCTGAAGGACCACATGATACAGGTTCATGGGATGATCCAAAAACACCAAGTACCTGGAACGAAGCTCAATTAAATCCTGGCACTTGGGGTGGACCCAGTGCGCACAAACCTAAACCAATGGGGCCCACTGGAAGCTGGGCTGATACTGATATGGATCCTACTCCTAGTTGGGGTCATCCTACGAAACCAACTCTTACAAAGGAAGTTATATGGAATAGCAGGGAATTTAGATATCTTTGTGACATGGGATACAAA AAAGAAGATGTTGAATTGGCATTGAGAACTCGTGAAATGAATAGAGAGGAAGCTTTGGAACTTTTAAGTCAAGTGCGGCCTTTAGACCAATGGAGAAGACATGACGCACACTCCACTTATGATCCGACAAATCAAGCTACAACTGCGCCAGCATATCCTAGATTTAATCACGTCGCACAGCAAATGTCTTTTCCTCCG GGTGCTGGAGTGCCAAGTGGAAATGCAACTGGTAGTGTGGGAGGATCGGTTGCTAGTGCAAGTTTATTGAAAttacaacaacaacagcaacaaacTGCTGTTCCATTACAACAACAACAACCTAGTAGTAATGCACCTCAACCACCTTTCAATCAG GCTTCCAGAGCTCCTCAGAATCAACCCAGTACTCAACAACTGCGTATGTTAGTACAACAGATTCAGCTAGCCGTCCAGGAAGGTTACTTAAACCATCAAATTTTAAATCAACCACTTGCACCTCAAACTCTAATACTTTTGAACCAACTATTACAACAAATCAAAGTCTTACAACAGCTTCATCAACAACATTCTGTGCAAAGTACAATGAAGGGCAATGGCCAATCTGTTCTTCAGATCAGTGTACAAATTACAAAAACAAAACAGCAAATAGCAAACCTTCAAAACCAAATTGCTGTGCAACAAGCTACTTACATGAagcaacaacagcagcagcagcagcaacaacagcagcagcaacacCCTGTGCCACCATCTCAAAGCTCAGAATACTATAAGAGCTCAGTACATGATCCTATGTCAGCTTTGCAAAATAGTTTCACAGATTTGACAATGAATAAGGAACCTCCTGTT agTCAGCAACAGTCAAGACTGAATCAGTGGAAGTTACCTTCTTTGGACAAGGATGGAGAGTTAGTTTCGAACGAGTTCTCGAGAGCACCAGGAACAACCAGTAAGCCAGCAGCTACACCGGCTGGTTTAACACGATCACACAGTAGTCCTAACATGAATCCTTTGTTGGGTCAAGGAGATGGTACATGGTCCACCAGACTTGGAGAGAGTGGATGGCCAGATCCAGGTAACTCGGATTCCACTGATGGAAAGGATTGGCAGCCAACTGGTGCAGCTGCTGGTGCTGCTGCTTTCACCGATCTTGTACCTGAATTTGAACCTGGCAAGCCATGGAAG gGTACCCAGATGAAGAGCATCGAGGATGATCCAAGCATTACTCCAGGCTCTATCGTTCGTTCACCGCTTTCTTTAGCAACGATCAAAGACCCAGATGCCATTTTTTCTTCAAGTAGTAAGACTTCGCCGCCACCACAACAACCTACCAATCCTGATACATCAATACCAAGTTTAAGTAATTCTACTTGGACGTTCAATCCACCTGCTACTACTCCAAACGCATTTACTAG ctCGAAGAACACTTGGGGTGAATCTGCTCCACCGCCGACTGCGGTTACTTCAGAGCTCTGGGGAGCACCAATGAGTAAGGTTCGTGGCCCTCCACCAGGCTTGAGCAGCAAAACTACGGGAAATACGAGCAATGGCTGGGCAGGTTTTGGCACCGTCAGCAGATCCAGTTCCTGGGGCTTTCAATCGAGCACAAATGCTGCCTGGGTTTCTACCTGGTTACTACTTAAGAATCTGACGCCTCAAATCGATGGTTCTACTTTGAAAACCCTCTGCATGCAACACGGTCCTGTTCAAGACTTCCGATTATACCTTAATCATGGAATTGCTTTAACCAAATATTCATCAAGAGATGAGGCTATTAAG GCACAAGGTGCTCTGAACAATTGCGTCCTGGGCAACACAACAATTTTCGCAGAATCTCCAGCCGATACCGAGGTGCACAGCTTGTTGCAACAACTTAGTCATGGAGGTCAACAACAAGCTGGAGCTACTACAGGAGCAGGTTGGGGCTTGCGACCATCGAACAAAACTGGTCCACCACCAGACACATGGGGCGGTAGTTCCAGCCAATTATGGGGCGCTCCACCGAGTAGCAATTCTCTTTGGAGCAGCGCTGGCATCGACAGCAATGATCAACAACGTGCTACGCCCAGTTCTCTGAACTCGTACTTACCCGGAGACCTTCTGGGAGGTGAGTCGATGTAG